The Trueperaceae bacterium sequence TCCTCGGCCGGCAGCTTCACGGACGCGAGCTTCTCGAGGTCGTAGCCGCGCACGGCCCTGAACTCGAAGGGCTCGTGCCGGCTGCGGCGCACGAGCAGTGAGCCGCTGTCGCTGCCGGGGACCAGCCTGATCGCCGCGTCGAGGACCCGGTCGTAGAGCTCCTGCGTGGCCACGTCCTCCGAGGCCTCGTGGAGCCTGAGCAGCTCCTCGAGCGCGGCGGCGTAGCGGTGGCCGTCGAGGTGGGGCCGTACCACGCGGCTCGCCTGCAGGAGCGTGGAGCGGTGGGCGCCGAGGTAGGGGAGCCCCGCCGGGAAGCGCAGCAGGAGCGCGTAACGCATGGGCTTCACCTCCCCGACGGGCAGCGCCAGCAGGCCGTCGGGGTAGGCCCTCACGCCTTCCCGGCGCAGAGCGTCCCTCAGCACCTCCTCGCGCCGCCCGGTCCCCTCCTCGTCCCAGCGGCCCTCGGCGGCCAGGACGCGGAGGCGGGCGTCGTCGTCGACGACGAGCATGACAGCCTCGGCGCCGAGGTGCTCGTGCAGGGTGCGCGCGACCCGCGCGGCCGCGTCCTCGAGGTCCTCGCTGGCGGCCAGGGTCGTGGACAGCGCGGCCTGCAGGCGCGTCTCGAGGCGCTCGGAGAGCTCGGTCACGTGCTCGTCGAGGCTGGCGCTGAGGTGCGCGAGCAGCCGCCGCTCCTCGGCCGTGAACGGCGTCTCGCGCTCGATCTCGAGCGAGGCGATCACGTCCCCGCGCTCGCGCAGGTCGAGGCGCACGACCGCGGAGCCGGACGCGGGGGTCGCCGATCCCCCTGCCCCCGTCGAGCTCTCGGCGCCCGCCCAGCGCACCCGCGCCCTGGCGCCCAGCTCGGTCGCCAGCGCGAGAGCGGCCGCCGGCACCAGGTCCTCGACGCGCGAGAACTCCCGCAGGCGCAGGGGCAGCGTGAGCAGACGCTCGGCCAGCGTCACCGGGCCGGTGGCGTCGGCTGTGTGGCGCTGGGTCGGCTCGGGCATGACGGTCTCGAGGAGCGGGCGCGGCTGAACCCCCGCGCGGCGGGCGCCGCGCGCCAGCGGTCCTGACCTCCCGCCGAAGCTAGCACCGGCTCCCGTGAGACTTGTCCGACGGGGGCCGGGGCCGCTCGTCTGCGACGGGGCGGAGGGGCGTCCGCGGCCCTACGCTCCGAGGGATGCCCGGCGGCGAGGCGGCCGGTGCGGTGCTCGTGACGCCGCGAGCACCCGCGGGCGGCGCGCCGTGCTGGACTGTGGGCATGCCTGACGGCCAGCCGACCGTGGTGCGCAACCCCGCGGAGAGCCGCTTCGAGGTCGTGCAGGACGGTCACGTGGCCGTCCTCGAGTACGTGCGCGTGCGGCGCTCCTTCCTGCTGGTGCACACCGGCGTGCCCCCTGAGCTGGAGGGCCGCGGCATCGGCGGCGCCCTGGCGAGGGCCGCCCTCGACCACGTGCGCCGCGCCGACCTCATCGCGGTGCCGCTGTGCCCGTTCGTGCGGTCCTACATCAGGCGGCACCCCGAGTACCTCGAGCTCGTCGGCTTCGGCGAGCGGGGCGACCGCATGTGCTGAGCGCGCGGCGCCGACAGGCGTAAGAGCCAGTTCGGGCGCCGACCGCTTGGCGACGGCTGCGCCGCGCTGACCGCATCACGATGACGTCACGGTCGCCTCCCTAGCCTCCGGGCGCGTTGGCCGGAGGCCGACGCCAAGGAGGTAGCCATGAGAAGGCTCCATTGCGCCGTGCTCCTCGTTGTCGTCGTCTCCTGCCTGTCCCGGGCGGCGGCCCAGGTCAACATCGCGTTCGAGAAGGCGGCCGTCAGCGACGGCGTCTGGATGGGGACCGTGTCCGGCGACGTCACGGGCCGCCTCGTCACGCTGATGGTCGCGGCCGACCAGTCGCGGCCGGTGTGGGAGGTCGACTTCTACTGGATCGTCCTGGCCGACGACCCGGGCCGGTCGTTCGTCGCCCGGCTGACGGGGACGCTCGACAGCGGGTCCGGCGAGGTCGCGATGAGCGGCGTCGTCAACGAGGGCTACCTGGCGGGAGCGCGCGTGGACGAGTCCGGCCACCTCGTCGACGCCACGACCTCGCGCTTCGAGGGGACGATCCGCCTCGCGGCCGCGCCCGCCGACAACGCGAGCTCGTGCGGCGAGGGCGGCTCGATGGACGGCTACCCGTGGGACGACGCGTCTTCCTGCTCGTCTCCGCCGGCGACGGCCCGGGCGGCCGCGGGGACGACCCAGCCCGCGGGCGACGCCTGCGGCGAGGGCGGCTCGATGGACGGCTACCCCTGGGACGACGCCTCGCGCTGCTCGCCGCGGAGGCCCTAGGCGCCCCGTGCGGGTCCGGACGGCCATGGCCTCGGCGAGCGTGAGCGCCGGCGGACCTAGCCGCCCGGCTCGGGACCGTCTGACGCGGCGGCGTGCTCGGGGCCGGGCACGCCGCCGCGCCCCAGCAGGCGGGCGACGGCGTCGCCCAGGCTGGGCAGCGGACCGGTCCAGGGCGCGCGGGCGGCCAGCAGCTGCCGCGCCAGGGCGCGGTGCTCGGGCCGGGAGGCGGGGTGGGCGGCGACCAGCGCGAGCAGTACGCTGCCGCCCGCCGGCGCGCCCAGCCTCGCCAGCTCGAGGACGGCGGCCAGGACGAGCGGCAGCTCAGCGAGCTCCCACGCCTGCGCCAGTGCCTCCTCCAGGAGCTCCTTGGCGGCCGCCCCGGCGGCGTACGCCCCACGAGCGCCCGCCCCGCCGCCGGATGCCTCCGCACCACCTCCCGCCCCATCGTCGCCACCCGCCGTACCGGCGTCCGCCCCTCCGCCCTCCGCGACCGCCGCTGCCGCCTGGCCCAGTACCAGCCGAGCTTCTACCTGGAGGGCCCGCTGGCCCAGCTCGGTCGCCACGCCGAGGGCCCGCGCGGCGTGGCGCTCGGCGTCCGCCGTTTCGCCCCTGGCGCGGGCGACGGCGGAGAGCTGCAGCTCCAGGTAGGGGACGCGCTGCCTGAAGCGCGCGCGGTCGGCGAGCTCGAGGCCCTGCTCGAAGCGCCGGGCCGCGCCCTCCAGGTCGCCGCGGGCGAGGCTCAGCCGCCCCAGGTAGTCGAGGTCGTTGACGATCCCGGCGGCGTTGCCCAGCGCCCGGTTGTGCTCCAGCGACTGCTCGAAGTGCCGTTCGGCCTCGTCGTGCCTGCCGGCCTTCAGCTCGGCGAGGCCGAGGTTGCCGCTGAGCAGCGAGATACTCCAGGCGTCGCCCGTGTCCTCCGCGATCGCGAGGCCGCGGGACAGCCACCGCAGCGCGTCCTCGTCGTCGCCCCGGCGGGCGGCCACGGTGCCGAGGACCTGCCAGCAGAGCAGCTCCGTGCGCGGGTCGCCCCCCTCCGCCACGGCGAGCGCCTGCTGGGCCGCCGCCACGGCCTCGTCGAAGCGGCCGAGGGCGGACCGGAACCAGCCGAGGTGCACGAGGACGTAGCCGAGCAGCGCCCGCCGCTCCGCGCCGCCGCCTGCGAGCAGGCCGAGCGCCCTCGCGAACAGGGACTCGCCCTCGTGGAAGCGCCCCTGGATGCCGTGGAAGAACACGAGCGGCTCGCCGGCCGTGCGACACGCGGCGTCCCAGCCGCGCGCGACGCCGCGCAGCCACGCCGCGATCAGGTCGGGGTAGTCGGGTGTCAGCTCCTCGAGCATCAGCGCCTGCTGCGGGCCGTGGAGGCGCTCGACCCAGCTCGCCAGCAGCCGCAGGTGGTGGTGAGCGTGGGCGTCCCGCAGCGCCTCGGCCTCGTCCGGGTCCTCCCGCAGCAGGCCGCGCGCCAGCTCCCTGAGCAGGGGGTGCATGACGTAGCGTCCTGGGCCGCTCTGCCGCAGCAGGGACTTCTCGACGAGCGCGCCGAGGAGGGGGCGCGAGGCCCCGGCGACGGCCTCGGCGGCCAGCTCGCCGAACTCGCCGGCGAAAGCGGCGAGGCGGCGGTACGCCTCCCGCTCGCTCGCGGTCAGTAGGCGCCAGGAGTGCTCGAAGGCGGCCCGCAAGCTGCGGTGGCGGCTGGGGAGGTCGCGGGCGTCGCTCTCCAGCGACAGGACGTCGTCCTCGAGGGCGGCCAGCACCTCGCCGAGGCTCAGCGTCCTGAGGGAGCCGGCGGCGAGCTCGACGGCCAGGGGCAGGCCGCCCAGCAGCCGGCACAGGGCCACGGACGAGTCGAGGTCCGCGCCGCGCAGCTCGAAGGTCGGCGCCACCTGCCTCGCCCTGTCGGCGAGCAGGCGCACGGCGCCGTAGGTGAGCGCCTCGTCGGCGTCGGCCACGTCGGCGGCGGGCACGGGCAGCCCGTCGAGGGGCAGGAGCCACTCGCCCTGCAGGCGCAGCCGCTCGCGCGACGTCACCAGGCACCGCAGCCGGGGGCACCCCGCGAGGAGCTCGGCCACGACGAGGGCGCCGCTGACGAGGTGGTCGAAGTCGTCGAGTAGCAGGAGCAGATGCCTCCGCTCGAGCGCCGCCACGACCTGGTCGAGGGGAGCCTGCCCGCCGCGCAGGCGCACGCCGGCGGCGCGGGCCACGGCGAGCGGGACCTCGTCTGGCGAGGACACCTCCGCCAGCGGCACGAGGACGACGCCCTCGAAGCGCTCCGCGAGGCGCTCGGCGGACCGCAGCGCCAGGCGGGTCTTGCCCACGCCCCCCGGACCGAGCACCGTGAGCAGCCGACACTCGTCGCCGGTGAGCCGCTCCTCGACGACCCGGAGCTCCGCCTCGCGCCCGACGAACGAGGTCAGGGGCTCGCGCGGACCCGCCCGGCGCGGCGGACCCTCCGTCGCGGGCCACCGCTCGGCCGACGGCTCCTCCGGCGGGCCCTCGCGCAGGACCGCCGCGGTGGCGGCCGCGGGCTCGAGGCCCACCTCCTCGGCCAGGCGGGCGGCGAAGCGCCGGTAGAGGCGGCGGGCCTCGTCCGGGTCGCCGAACCTCACGTGGAGGCGCATGCTGGACCTGACGACGGCCTCGTCGAGCGGGTCCTGGGCCAGGAGGCGCTCGTAGGTCGCCTCCGCCTCCTCGGGTCGTCCGGCGGCCACGGCGGCCTCGGCGTGGCGCAGGGCGGCGCGGCGGTACGACTCGCGGAGCTGGGAGCGCTCGAGCTCCAGCCAGCTCGAGAACTCGCTGGCGTCGTCGACCTCGAGGCCCTCGGCCAGGTCGCCGGCGTAGGCGTAGGCGGCGTCCCGCCAGTCCTCGGCGGCCAGAGCGCGCCTGAACGCGCCGACGTCGCTCTCGACGCGCCAGCGCAGGCGCGTCTCGTCGCCCTCGAGCGCGTCGCCCAGCGGCAGCGTGCGGGCGCGGGCCAGGAGCTGGCGCAGGTTGATGCGGGCCTGCGCCGTCGGAACGTCGGGCCAGAACAGGTAGGAGAGCCTCTCGCGCGAGACCCAGCTCTCGGCGCACGCCAGGTACGTCAGGAGCCCGAGGCGCTTGTCGAGGGGCAGGTCACGCCACTCGCCGGCGTGCCATACCCGGGGCGCCCCGAGCAGACGCGCCCCCCGTGGCATGGCCGAGTGTAGGGCCCGTCCGGCCCTGTCGGTAGCCCCTAGCCGGCTCCCAGCGACCAGGCCAGCGCGCGGCGGGCCGCGTCGGCCGGGGCGCCGTCGGCGACCGCGCGCAGCGCCGCGCGCCAGGCGCCGAGGAGCACCCTGCCGGCGGGCCGGGGAGCGTGCGGCGCGGCCAGCGCCGCGAGGGTCTCGGCGAGCAGCTCCGGCTCGCCGCCGGCGGGGTCGCCGAGGATGCGGGCCGCGCGGAAGCCCACGGCGGCGTCGAACCCCACGAGCAGGGCCGCCGCCACGCCCTCGCGACCGCCCACGGCCGCGTGCGCCCCCTCCATGCGGTCGCGCACGCGGCGCTCCATCTCGAGCCGCACGAAGTCGAACAGCCCCTGCTTGGAGCCGAAGTGGTGGTAGAGGGCGCCCGTCGTGGCCTCGGCGAGGCGAGCGATCTCGACGACGCTCGCGCCCGCGAAGCCGAGAGCCTCGAACCGCTCGAGGGCGGCGGCGACGAGCCTGGCCTTGGCGCTGCCGGGCACCGGCACCCACTCGCGCACGCGGCCAGCATAACCCGTTGACGCTCTAACGTAATCGGTTTATGTTGCTGCCCGGAGACCACGCTCGGGAGGCGGAGATGAAGCTCGCGTTCGTCTACATGCCGGTGAAGGACGTCCAGGCGGCCCTGGCGCTCTACCGCGACCACCTGGGCCTCGCGGAGGCCTGGCGGGAGGGCGAGCTGACCGTGGCCCTCCAGCTCCCGGGCACGGACGTGCAGCTGATGGTCGACCAGGAGGTCCAGGACGACCCGCCTGGTGCCGGACCGTTCTTCGTCGTGGACAGCGTCGACGACTTCTACGCGGCGAACAGGGCGTCCTTGGACTTCGTCGTCGCGCCCAAGGACATCCCGCCCGGGCGCTACGCCGCCTTCCTCGACCCGAGCGGCAACGTCGTCCGCGTCATGGACACGACGAAGGACCTCTAGGCGGCGCGGCAGCTTGCGGACCCGCCGGGCCGGGCCCCGGCCCGGCGGGTGTGAGCGGTCACCTGTAGCGGACGATGTCCACGGCGCCGACGCCGCTGTCGATGCTCAGGTCGACGCGCTCGCTCGCGGACGCGTAGCCCGCCGAGACGTACACGTCGCCGTCGCGCGTGAAGTCGGGCGGCGCGGAGATGGCCCCGACGCCGCGGGACACCGCGATGCGCGCCTCGACGCCCTCGGGGATGCGGATCGTCGCCGCGCCGACCCCCGTGTCGATGTCGGCCGTGTACGAGCCGCGCGGCAGCGTTACCGTCGCAGCGCCGACGCCGGTGCTCACCTCCAGACGCTCGAGCCGCAGGCTCGAGAGGTCGAGGGTCGCCTCGCCCACGCCGGTGTCGACGTCGAGGGACAGGGGTACGGCGCCCGTGAGCGTCAGCTCCCAGGTCCCGCCGCGCCCGAACGGCACCGACCTGAAGCGCCCCTCGGAGTCGAGCGAGAAGCGGGCGACGCCGCCCACGACCTCGAACGAGCGCTCGATGCGCTCGCCCGGCAGCGGCGCCACGCTGCCCTCGACGAGCAGGTCGGCGCCGGCGTCACCGTCGACGACCAGGCGCGTCACGCCGGTGGAGATGCTGACCTCGGCGCTGCTGGCGCCCTCGAGGCCCTGCGCGACCGGCTCGGGGCTGGGCGCCCCGCCGGCCAGGATGGGGCCGGTGACGGTCAGGTAGATCGCCGCGCCGGCCACCAGCGTGCCGACCGCGACGAGCAGGCGGTGCTGCCCGCGCAGCAGGACGTCGACGCCGACGGCGATGAGGACGAGCGGCCAGAGGTACCAGAGGCCCCAGAGGGCGTCCCAGCTCACCCAGCCGATGTTCGCGGCGAACAGGAACGCGCCGGCCGCGATGAGGACGAGCGGCCAGACGGCCACCGGTCGGGGCGCGGGACGGCCGGCCATGCCGTTGCTGGTGGTCATGTCAAGCACCTCCCTGCGGCAGGGTCGGGCCCTTGGGCGCCGAGCCGCGGCGCGAGAGCAGGTAGAGGCCGACCAGCATCAGGGCGATGGGGACGACGACGCCGGAGACCGCGCCGGTGAGCAGGACGATCGCGAGCACGGCCAGGGCGACGACGGCGGGGTAGACGGCCCAGCGCTGCCCGCCCTGGGACGCCGGCAGGAGGTAGAGCAGGCCGAACGTGGCGGCGATGCCGAGGAAGAAGAGCCAGGCGGTGTCGAGGCGCGGCGCGCGCACGTCGAGCCAGGCGACGAGCGCCAGCGTGATGAGGACGCCGGCCGGGATGATCGCCCACCAGCGCTCGTGGCCGGTGAGGTAGACGAGGGCGAAGCCGATCCCGAGGATGCCGAGGAAGTAGGCGCCCCCCGCCTCGCCAGCCACGATCGTGACGCCGATGGCGCCGAGGGCGGCGCCGGGTATCAGCGCCCACCAGTCCCGCCTGTCCCTCGTGTACCGGTAGACGAAGGCCGCGCCGCCGGCGAGGAAGAGCAGCGCCCAGAGCCAGTCGCTGAACCAGCTCATCCAGCCGAGCTGCAGCGCCAGTAGGACCAGCCCGCCGACTATCAGCAGGTAGGCCCAGCGGTCGGGGGTACCTCCTAGAGCCCTCATCGCTTCCCTCCTCGGCGGCGGTCGGGCGCCGCCCCGCCCGGCTCTGAGCCGGGCCGGCCACGGGTGTCTCCAGCTGGACTCGAGCTGCTGTGGTCTGCCACCACATCACCTCCCCACGCGAGTGGTCACTGTCGGGAGGTCGGGGCGGGAACGTCCGTCGGCCGGGATCCCGGTCGCCGGGGTCGCGAGGTGACCCTCCAGCGATGGCGCACCCGAAGTGGCGCGAGGTCCGCGGACCTCTGGGTCCACGATAGAGCGGCGGAGCGTCGTCCGCGAGGAGGTTCGTCCCCCCGCGCCTGGGCCCGCTGGGCATGCGGTGGCGGGCGTGCGGCTACGTCGGCACCCACGCCGGGCCCCGGGTCCGCCGTGCGCGGGCTCGTGCGACCGGCCGGCGCGTGGCCGAGGCTCAGACGCCGACGAGCATGGCGGTCAGGTACATGACGGCGAGCCCCGCGGCGAAGCCGGCCAGCGTGGTGCCCGAGAGCCAGCCGCCGCTGTGCCTCCGCGCCTGGCTCGCCAGGTGCGCCCCCACCTCGACGATCACCTGGAGGATCGCCCCGGCGCCGAGGCCCAGGAAGAGCGCCGCCCACTGCGGGGCGAAGGCGAAGGCGCCGAACCAGGTGCCCAGCACGGCCGGCAGGCCGGCGATGGCGGCGAGGCCAGCGAAGCGCGCCAGCGTGGGCCGGTGACGCGACATGACGCCGGCGATGCCGATGCCCTCGGTGACGTTGTGGAGCGTGAACCCGACGACGAGGAACGAGCCCAGCGCCACGGCACCGGAGGCCAGCGCGGCGCCTATCGCCAGCCCCTCGCCGAGGTTGTGCAGGCCGATGCCCAGGGCGAGGAAGCCGGCGAGGGCGAGCCCCTCCGGCCGGCCGCGTCGCCGGCCCACGGCGAGCAGCGCGAGGAACGCCAGCGCGGCCGAGAGCCACACCAGCAGGCCGCCCTGGAACGCGCCCGCGGCGCCGGCGGCGAGCTCGAGCCCCTCCTGCAGCGTGTCGACGAGCAGGAAGGCGAGGAGGCCGATCGTGAGGGCCAGCAGGAAGCGCATACCCCCCTCGCCCAGCGACCTGAGCGCGGGGTAGAAGAGGAGGCCCAGGCATACCGGCACGATGCCCACGTACACGCCCAGCAGCGCGTAGGCGAGGAGCCTGCCGAGGGTGAAGGACGGCGTGGGGACCGCGACGGCGATCTCGTGCGTGAAGGCCAGGCCCGTCGACGTGAGGAGCGTCACCACGTGCGTCTCGCCCTCGACCCAGGGGTAGGGCAAGCTGACCTCGGCGACCTCGAGGCGGCCCAGCGGCCCCGGCGGGTCCTGCGCGAACGTCCAGTAGGCGCCGTCCACCTGCACCTGGGCGATGCGCACGGGCTCGCTGCCGTCGGCCCTCACCCGCAGGTGGATGCCGTCGGCGTCGAGCGACGTGCGCTCCACGGTGAGCTCCTCGACCGGCGGCGCGGCCACGCCCAGCGGGGCCAGCGGGTCGGTGGCCAGGAACAGCCACACCAGCACGCCGAGGAGCGCCAGGGGGACGAGGGCCAGCAGCGGGCCGGCGTACGCCCGGCGGGCGGGGATCGCCTCGACGTTCACGCGACGACCTCGAACGCGCTCATCCAGCCGAGCTCAGCGAACTCGGACTGGTGGGCGTGGAACATGTACAGGCCCGGCTCGTGGTCGGCGAAAGAGAACTCGAGGATCCCGCGCTGCGCCTGGCACTGCATGACGTTGTCGACGGTGCGCACCGTGGGCGTGAGCGTGGTGCCGTGGTCGTAGTAGTCGAAGAAGTTGCCGTGCAGGTGGAACGAGTTCACGGGGTCGAACTCGACGATGTTCACCAGGTAGACGCGCACCGGCCTGTCGCGCTCGACGCGGATGGGCCGCTTCATGTAGGCGTGGGCGACCGTGTTGACGGCGTAGACCTCGTTCTCGTCGTCGAAGTTGGTGTCGAACGCGTTCATGACCATCACGAACTCCTGCCACCGCGCGTTCTCCGGCGTGCCCAGCAGCCGGGAGCGGGCCGCCTCGGCCTGCTCGGGGTGGCGCTCGGGGTCAGGGTCGACGATGAACGCGCCGTAGAGCCCCTTGTGGATGTGGCGCTTCAGCGGCACGGCGTGGCAGTGGTAGAGGTGGCAGCCGAAGGGCAGCGCGTCGAACTCGTAGGTGAACGACTCGCCCGGCGCGATCATGCCCCTGCCGATGCCGGCCACGCCGTCCATGGCCGCCGAGTGGATGCCGTGGAAGTGCACGGTGTGCGGGTGGCTGCCGCCGTTCGTGAAGTGGATGCGCAGGCGGTCGCCCTCCTTGGCCCGCAGCGTCGGACCTGGCACGCGGCCGTTGTACGTCCAGGCGGGGAAGAAGAGCCCCGGCGCGATCTCGATCTCCTTGTCGATGGCCACGAGCGAGTACTCGCGGAGCGTCCTGCCGTCGGCGGTCGTGGAGACCGTGCCGGTGTCCCAGTCGGTGAGCAGCTCGTGCGGGTCGAAGCCGTTGCGGGCGTTGTCGACCTCGCCGACCGTCGTCATGAGGCCGTGCTCGCCGTGGGAGTGGCCGGGGACGGCGGCGGCCCCGCCCGCCGCGGCGGTCGTGGGGGGCCGGTACGCCGGCCTGAACGACGGGAGGAACGCCGGGTCCTCGCGCGCGGCCACGAAGGGTCTCAGTAGCTGGGACAGCACGAGGCTGCCGCCGCCCAGCAGCCCCGACCGCAGGATCGCGCGGCGGCGTTCGTCGGTTCGTCTCATCGCACCCTGCCTCGCAGGCACCCCTGGTGGTGACCCCGGTTTAGGCCGGGCTGACCAAGATGTTAGGGCTGCCTAACTAAGCTTAGGGAGCGCTGTCGGGTTTGTCAACGGCACCGGTCAGGTCGTAGCTGAGCGCTCCCGACGGGCACATCTCGATCTGGGACGCTATCCTCTCGGGCGTGTCCAGGTCCGCGCGTACCCAAGGGCGGCGGTGCACGTCGAAGACGAGCGGCAGGCCGCGGAGGCATACCCCCGTGTGCCAGCACCTGCGGGCGTTGAAGTACACGGTGATGCCGTCGGCCCGGTAGGCGCGGCCCCGCTCGCCCCTGTCCAGCGGGTCGTCGGGTGTGGGGTCGCGGTCGTCGTGCTCCGCGCCGGGCCCGTCGCTGCCCCGGCCGTCATGGCGGTCATCGTCAGGCTGCGCCATCGCCTACCTCCTCGCCTGCTCGACTCTGTGGCGGGAGGGTACGCCGCGGGCCGGTGAGACGCCAGGACCGTGCTCCGCGCGACGACCGCGACTGCGCAAGGTCCGGGCCCACCGGCACGCGAGCCGGCGCCGGCTGGGCCGAGCGGGGGCCGCGTCGCCGCGGGGCCGGGGGCTGCATAATGACGAGTGTCCGCGACATGGACCCTGCAGCTCATGGGCAGGGCCCAGCTCCGCGCGCCCGGCGGCGAGGTCCTGGAGCTCGACCGCAAGGCGGCGGGGCTCCTCGGCTACGTGGCCCTCGAGGGCCCGACGCCGCGCTCCACCGTCGCCGGGCTCCTCTGGCCGGACAGCGGGGAGGAGCAGGCCCGCACCAACCTGCGCAAGCTGCTCCTGGCGCTGCGCAGGGTCGGCCCGGTCGTCCAGGGTGACGCGCACCTGGCGCTCGCCGAGGGCGTGCGGGTCGACGTGAACGAGCTGCTCGCCGCGGGGCGGGCGGCGGCGGCGACGGGGCCGGGCGACGTCGCGATGGGCCAGGGTGACGTGGCGCCGGGACTGGGCGCGTCCGCGCCGGGGCGGGGCATCGTGCCGCTGCTCGCCGGGCTCGTCTACGACGACTGCCCGGACTTCGCCGACTGGCTGTCGGTGTGGCGGGAGCGCCTGTGGGAGCGCCAGCTCCGCGACCTCGAGGCCGAGGCGCAGAGGCTGGAGGAGGAGGGCGAGCTGGGGGCGGCGCTCCAGGCGGCGGTCAGCCTCGTGTTCCTCGAGCCGCTCTCGGAGGCGGGGCATCGCCGCGTGATGCGCCTGCACTACCTGCTGGGCGACCGCGCGGCCGCGCTCGCCGCCTACCACCGCTGCCAGGACGTGCTCCAGCGCGAGCTGGGGGTCGCGCCGCTGCCCGAGACCGCGGCGCTGGCCAGGGAGATCGAGCGGGAGGCCGTCTACGTGCCCCCGCGGTCCAAGAGGCCGATCCCCCTCAGGGTCGTCAGACCGCCGCTGGTGGGTCGCGACGAGGCGTGGGCGCGCCTCGAGGCCGCCTGGGAGGCCGGCCGCGCCGTCTACCTGAGCGGCGACGCCGGGGTCGGCAAGTCCCGCCTGCTGCACGACTTCGCCGCCGGCAAGGGCCGGTTCCTGGCCACCGCGGCGCGGCCGGGCGAGAGGGCGATCCCCTACGCCACCGGCGTGCGGCTCCTCCGCGGGCTGCTCGAGGGCGAGAGCGTGGAGGAGCTGGAGCCCTGGGCGCGTCTCGAGCTGAGCCGCGTCCTGCCCGGTCTCGCCGAGGCGCGACCGGCGCCGACGCCGCCCGAGGAGGAGCACCGCTTCTACGAGGCGTGGGCGCTGGTCTTCGAGCGCTGGTCGCGTCGCGCGGACGCCCTCGTCAACGACGACCTGCACAACTGGGACGAGGCCGGCCTGCGCGTGGCGACCTACCTGGCCTCTCGTGGAGGCGCGTCGCCCTCGCGCTCCCTGAACGCCTTCCGCCCCGCGGAGCTGCCGCCCTCGCACAGGCGCCTGGTCGACGAGCAGGTGCGCGCCGGCCTGGCGGAGGTGATCGAGGTGGCCCCCCTCCCCCCCGAGGCCGTGGCCGAGCTGTCGGTGCGGCTGGAGCTGCCCGACGCCCCCGCTCTCGCGCCCCAGCTCCACGCCCTCACCGGCGGCAACCCGCTCTACCTCGTCGAGGCGCTCAAGAGCCTCTACGAGACCGACTCGTTCGGGGCCGACGACCTCCCCGAACGCCTGGGGAGCGTGCTGGTGCGTCGCCTGGAGCAGCTGTCGTCGGGGGCGCATCAGCTCGCCATGGCGGTCGCCGTGGCCGGCGAGCTCGACCTGGAGCTGGCGGCAGCGATGCTGGAGGTCGGCCCGCTCGAGCTGGCCGGGCCGGTGCGGGAGCTCGAGGAGGCCCACCTGCTGCGCGACGGGAGCCTCTCGCACGACCTCGTGGGCGAGGTGCTGCGTCAGGGGATGCCGGCGGCCGTCGGGCGCCTGCTCCACCAGCGCGCCGCCGCGCTGCTCGAGGCCCGCGGCGAGGCCCTGCGGGCGGCTGAGCACTGGCTGGAGGCGGGCGACGCGGCCCGCGCCGTCCAGCAGTGGCGGTCGGCGGCCCGCGACATGCGCGAGCGCGGCCTGCCCCACGAGGCCGTGTCGGTCCTCGAGCGCGCCCTCGAGCTGGCCCGGGGCCGGAGGGAGGCCCCGGAGCTGAACCTGGAGCTGGCCGAGATGTACTTCGAGGTCGGGCGCTACGCGGACGCCGAGGACCGCCTCGAGGCGCTCCCCTCCGGGGCGGATGGCCCCAGGCTGCGCGCCGTGGCCCTGAAGGTCAGGGCGAGCCTGCTGCGCGCGCTCGGCAAGGTCGAGGAGGCCAAGGCGGCCATAGCGGAGGGCAGCCGGCTGGCCGCCCACCTGGACGACGAGGGGCTGCGGGTCGACTTCCTCGGCCAGCGGGTCGAGGTGGCCGCGCTCGAGGGCAGCTACGAGGAGGCCCT is a genomic window containing:
- a CDS encoding DUF5668 domain-containing protein is translated as MTTSNGMAGRPAPRPVAVWPLVLIAAGAFLFAANIGWVSWDALWGLWYLWPLVLIAVGVDVLLRGQHRLLVAVGTLVAGAAIYLTVTGPILAGGAPSPEPVAQGLEGASSAEVSISTGVTRLVVDGDAGADLLVEGSVAPLPGERIERSFEVVGGVARFSLDSEGRFRSVPFGRGGTWELTLTGAVPLSLDVDTGVGEATLDLSSLRLERLEVSTGVGAATVTLPRGSYTADIDTGVGAATIRIPEGVEARIAVSRGVGAISAPPDFTRDGDVYVSAGYASASERVDLSIDSGVGAVDIVRYR
- a CDS encoding multicopper oxidase domain-containing protein, encoding MRRTDERRRAILRSGLLGGGSLVLSQLLRPFVAAREDPAFLPSFRPAYRPPTTAAAGGAAAVPGHSHGEHGLMTTVGEVDNARNGFDPHELLTDWDTGTVSTTADGRTLREYSLVAIDKEIEIAPGLFFPAWTYNGRVPGPTLRAKEGDRLRIHFTNGGSHPHTVHFHGIHSAAMDGVAGIGRGMIAPGESFTYEFDALPFGCHLYHCHAVPLKRHIHKGLYGAFIVDPDPERHPEQAEAARSRLLGTPENARWQEFVMVMNAFDTNFDDENEVYAVNTVAHAYMKRPIRVERDRPVRVYLVNIVEFDPVNSFHLHGNFFDYYDHGTTLTPTVRTVDNVMQCQAQRGILEFSFADHEPGLYMFHAHQSEFAELGWMSAFEVVA
- a CDS encoding (4Fe-4S)-binding protein, encoding MAQPDDDRHDGRGSDGPGAEHDDRDPTPDDPLDRGERGRAYRADGITVYFNARRCWHTGVCLRGLPLVFDVHRRPWVRADLDTPERIASQIEMCPSGALSYDLTGAVDKPDSAP
- a CDS encoding BTAD domain-containing putative transcriptional regulator, which encodes MSATWTLQLMGRAQLRAPGGEVLELDRKAAGLLGYVALEGPTPRSTVAGLLWPDSGEEQARTNLRKLLLALRRVGPVVQGDAHLALAEGVRVDVNELLAAGRAAAATGPGDVAMGQGDVAPGLGASAPGRGIVPLLAGLVYDDCPDFADWLSVWRERLWERQLRDLEAEAQRLEEEGELGAALQAAVSLVFLEPLSEAGHRRVMRLHYLLGDRAAALAAYHRCQDVLQRELGVAPLPETAALAREIEREAVYVPPRSKRPIPLRVVRPPLVGRDEAWARLEAAWEAGRAVYLSGDAGVGKSRLLHDFAAGKGRFLATAARPGERAIPYATGVRLLRGLLEGESVEELEPWARLELSRVLPGLAEARPAPTPPEEEHRFYEAWALVFERWSRRADALVNDDLHNWDEAGLRVATYLASRGGASPSRSLNAFRPAELPPSHRRLVDEQVRAGLAEVIEVAPLPPEAVAELSVRLELPDAPALAPQLHALTGGNPLYLVEALKSLYETDSFGADDLPERLGSVLVRRLEQLSSGAHQLAMAVAVAGELDLELAAAMLEVGPLELAGPVRELEEAHLLRDGSLSHDLVGEVLRQGMPAAVGRLLHQRAAALLEARGEALRAAEHWLEAGDAARAVQQWRSAARDMRERGLPHEAVSVLERALELARGRREAPELNLELAEMYFEVGRYADAEDRLEALPSGADGPRLRAVALKVRASLLRALGKVEEAKAAIAEGSRLAAHLDDEGLRVDFLGQRVEVAALEGSYEEALALLEEELARLRSAGPSARLAMVLSDVGVLYRLLGDLEASALYQQESRALAHELGATQQEYQATTNLASVDFSLGRYEEALDLTLAALDLGTFHGRDTVRGNLASLYLLLGRYEEAIAESEALAGDAAIRQERILAWARLAELYTLTGRKGEVAPALERALELCRKDASVVPRVRVIINCLKFGTAEQRARARAMLAELDPHAVPAGMREELASLPAD